The Betta splendens chromosome 4, fBetSpl5.4, whole genome shotgun sequence genome contains a region encoding:
- the LOC114854747 gene encoding mucin-2-like isoform X1, which yields MERQLLYWTLLLGLLHASCGQSTTEVPTTITEATTTEAITTTAAATTITTQATMDTTQGVTTITTEATATTATATEPSTTTTTPASLIIPDTTTTAPTTTPDTTTTSPETTTTPETTTTSPETTTTPEKTTTAPPTTPETTTTSPETTTTAPPTTPETTTTSPETTTTTPPTTPETTTTTPTTSPDTTTTSAETTTTAPKPTPDTTTLTSTSDAAFVTTPLTTTTTTAPPTTPVTTTTTPTTTPGITTTTPTTTPDTSTTTPTTTPDTTTTSPTTTPEPTTTALTTTPETTTTTPTTTPDTTTTSPTTTPETTTTTPTTTPDTTTTSPTTTPETTTTTPTTTPDTTTTSPETTTTAPPTTPETTTTSPETTTTAPTTTSETTTTSPETTTTAPTTTPETTTTSPETTTTTPPTTPETTTTTPTTSPETTTTSPETTTTAPTTTPETTTTTPTTTPETTTTIPETTTTAPPTTSETTTTTPTTTPDAATTSPETTTTAPTTTSETTTTSPETTTTSPETTTTAPPTTPDTTTTAPTTTPETTTTTSTTTPETTTTIPETTTTAPPTTPETTNTSPETTTPAPTTTPDTTTLTSTSDAAFVTTPLTTTTITTPPTTPETTTTAPTTTPDTTTTSPTTTPEPTTTTPITTPDTTTTTPTTIPDTTTTAPTTTPDTTTTSPTTTPEPTTTTPITIPNTTTTTPTTTPDTTTTSPTTAPETTTATPTTTPETTTTAQTTTTEVITTETGTTTTLPTSTATTTTTTEATTTTTKVTTTTTATTSPTTTTTSSTTTTTSPTTTTTSPTTTTTSPTTTTLSTTITTTSSGLVSLVHLEMTLTAFGQVTNETITNLVDKFLMETLNLTASSIKIKQQTLSA from the exons ATGGAAAGACAACTCCTTTACTGGACATTACTGCTTGGATTACTTCATGCATCCTGTGGCCAAT CAACAACAGAAGTACCAACAACCataactgaggcaacaacaactgaagcaataacgaccacagcagcagcaacgacaATCACAACTCAAGCAACAATGGATACAACTCAAGGAGTGACGACAatcacaactgaagcaacagcgaccacagccacagcaactgaaccatcaacaacaacaactaccccTGCTTCACTCATCATACCTGatacaactaccactgctccaacTACCACGCCTGATACAACTACCACTagtcctgaaacaactaccacacctgaaacaactaccactagTCCAGAAACAACTACCACACCTGAAaaaactaccactgctccacccaccacacctgaaacaactactactagtcctgaaacaactaccactgctccacccaccacacctgaaacaactactactagtcctgaaacaactaccactactccacccaccacacctgaaacaactaccactactccaacTACCTCACCTGATACAACCACCACTAGtgctgaaacaactaccactgctccaaaACCCACACCTGATACAACTACCCTGACTTCAACCAGTGATGCAGCGtttgtcacaactccattgacaacaacaactaccactgccccacccaccacacctgttacaactaccactactccaacCACCACACCCGGAATaactaccactactccaacTACTACACCTGATACATCTACCACTACTCCAACCACCACACCTGATACAACCACAACCTCTCCAACCACCACACCTGAGCCAACTACCACTGCTCtaaccaccacacctgaaacaactaccactactccaacTACCACACCTGATACAACCACAACCTCTccaaccaccacacctgaaacaactaccactactccaacTACCACACCTGATACAACCACAACCTCTccaaccaccacacctgaaacaactaccactactccaacTACCACACCTGATACAACCACCACTagtcctgaaacaactaccactgctccacccaccacacctgaaacaactaccactagtcctgaaacaactaccactgctccaaccaccacatctgaaacaactaccactagtcctgaaacaactaccactgctccaaccaccacacctgaaacaactaccactagtcctgaaacaactaccactactccacccaccacacctgaaacaactaccactactccaactacctcacctgaaacaactaccactagtcctgaaacaactaccactgctccaaccaccacccctgaaacaactaccactactccaactaccacacctgaaacaactaccactattcctgaaacaactacaactgctccacccaccacgtctgaaacaactaccactactccaacAACCACACCTGATGCAGCTACCACTagtcctgaaacaactaccactgctccaaccACCACATCTGAAACAACTACAACTagtcctgaaacaactaccactagTCCTGagacaactaccactgctccacccaccactcCTGATACAACTACTACTGCTccaaccaccacacctgaaacaactaccactacttCAActaccacacctgaaacaactaccactattcctgaaacaactaccactgctccacccaccacacctgaaacaactaacACTagtcctgaaacaactaccCCTGCTCCAACAACCACACCTGATACAACTACCCTGACTTCAACCAGTGATGCAGCGtttgtcacaactccattgACCACAACTACTATCACtactccacccaccacacctgaaacaactaccactgctccaaccACCACACCTGATACAACCACAACTTCTCCAACCACCACACCTGAGCcaactaccactactccaaTCACCACACCTGATacaactaccactactccaacCACCATACCTGatacaactaccactgctccaaccACCACACCTGATACAACCACAACTTCTCCAACCACCACACCTGAGCcaactaccactactccaaTCACCATACCTAATacaactaccactactccaacCACCACACCTGATACAACCACAACTTCTCCAACCACcgcacctgaaacaactaccgctactccaaccaccacacctgaaacaactaccactgctcaaaccacaacaactgaagtcataacgacagaaacaggaaccacaACCACATTACCaacaagcacagcaacaacaaccacaacaactgaagcaacaacaactacaactaaaGTAACGACCACAACCACAGCAACTAcatcaccaacaacaacaactacatcatcaacaacaacaaccacctcACCAACAACGACAACCACATCACCGACGACGACAACCACATCACCAACGACGACAACTTtatcaacaacaataacaaccacATCGTCAG
- the LOC114854747 gene encoding mucin-2-like isoform X2, protein MHPVANTLDINYPATTEVPTTITEATTTEAITTTAAATTITTQATMDTTQGVTTITTEATATTATATEPSTTTTTPASLIIPDTTTTAPTTTPDTTTTSPETTTTPETTTTSPETTTTPEKTTTAPPTTPETTTTSPETTTTAPPTTPETTTTSPETTTTTPPTTPETTTTTPTTSPDTTTTSAETTTTAPKPTPDTTTLTSTSDAAFVTTPLTTTTTTAPPTTPVTTTTTPTTTPGITTTTPTTTPDTSTTTPTTTPDTTTTSPTTTPEPTTTALTTTPETTTTTPTTTPDTTTTSPTTTPETTTTTPTTTPDTTTTSPTTTPETTTTTPTTTPDTTTTSPETTTTAPPTTPETTTTSPETTTTAPTTTSETTTTSPETTTTAPTTTPETTTTSPETTTTTPPTTPETTTTTPTTSPETTTTSPETTTTAPTTTPETTTTTPTTTPETTTTIPETTTTAPPTTSETTTTTPTTTPDAATTSPETTTTAPTTTSETTTTSPETTTTSPETTTTAPPTTPDTTTTAPTTTPETTTTTSTTTPETTTTIPETTTTAPPTTPETTNTSPETTTPAPTTTPDTTTLTSTSDAAFVTTPLTTTTITTPPTTPETTTTAPTTTPDTTTTSPTTTPEPTTTTPITTPDTTTTTPTTIPDTTTTAPTTTPDTTTTSPTTTPEPTTTTPITIPNTTTTTPTTTPDTTTTSPTTAPETTTATPTTTPETTTTAQTTTTEVITTETGTTTTLPTSTATTTTTTEATTTTTKVTTTTTATTSPTTTTTSSTTTTTSPTTTTTSPTTTTTSPTTTTLSTTITTTSSGLVSLVHLEMTLTAFGQVTNETITNLVDKFLMETLNLTASSIKIKQQTLSA, encoded by the exons ATGCATCCTGTGGCCAAT ACTCTTGATATCAATTACCCAGCAACAACAGAAGTACCAACAACCataactgaggcaacaacaactgaagcaataacgaccacagcagcagcaacgacaATCACAACTCAAGCAACAATGGATACAACTCAAGGAGTGACGACAatcacaactgaagcaacagcgaccacagccacagcaactgaaccatcaacaacaacaactaccccTGCTTCACTCATCATACCTGatacaactaccactgctccaacTACCACGCCTGATACAACTACCACTagtcctgaaacaactaccacacctgaaacaactaccactagTCCAGAAACAACTACCACACCTGAAaaaactaccactgctccacccaccacacctgaaacaactactactagtcctgaaacaactaccactgctccacccaccacacctgaaacaactactactagtcctgaaacaactaccactactccacccaccacacctgaaacaactaccactactccaacTACCTCACCTGATACAACCACCACTAGtgctgaaacaactaccactgctccaaaACCCACACCTGATACAACTACCCTGACTTCAACCAGTGATGCAGCGtttgtcacaactccattgacaacaacaactaccactgccccacccaccacacctgttacaactaccactactccaacCACCACACCCGGAATaactaccactactccaacTACTACACCTGATACATCTACCACTACTCCAACCACCACACCTGATACAACCACAACCTCTCCAACCACCACACCTGAGCCAACTACCACTGCTCtaaccaccacacctgaaacaactaccactactccaacTACCACACCTGATACAACCACAACCTCTccaaccaccacacctgaaacaactaccactactccaacTACCACACCTGATACAACCACAACCTCTccaaccaccacacctgaaacaactaccactactccaacTACCACACCTGATACAACCACCACTagtcctgaaacaactaccactgctccacccaccacacctgaaacaactaccactagtcctgaaacaactaccactgctccaaccaccacatctgaaacaactaccactagtcctgaaacaactaccactgctccaaccaccacacctgaaacaactaccactagtcctgaaacaactaccactactccacccaccacacctgaaacaactaccactactccaactacctcacctgaaacaactaccactagtcctgaaacaactaccactgctccaaccaccacccctgaaacaactaccactactccaactaccacacctgaaacaactaccactattcctgaaacaactacaactgctccacccaccacgtctgaaacaactaccactactccaacAACCACACCTGATGCAGCTACCACTagtcctgaaacaactaccactgctccaaccACCACATCTGAAACAACTACAACTagtcctgaaacaactaccactagTCCTGagacaactaccactgctccacccaccactcCTGATACAACTACTACTGCTccaaccaccacacctgaaacaactaccactacttCAActaccacacctgaaacaactaccactattcctgaaacaactaccactgctccacccaccacacctgaaacaactaacACTagtcctgaaacaactaccCCTGCTCCAACAACCACACCTGATACAACTACCCTGACTTCAACCAGTGATGCAGCGtttgtcacaactccattgACCACAACTACTATCACtactccacccaccacacctgaaacaactaccactgctccaaccACCACACCTGATACAACCACAACTTCTCCAACCACCACACCTGAGCcaactaccactactccaaTCACCACACCTGATacaactaccactactccaacCACCATACCTGatacaactaccactgctccaaccACCACACCTGATACAACCACAACTTCTCCAACCACCACACCTGAGCcaactaccactactccaaTCACCATACCTAATacaactaccactactccaacCACCACACCTGATACAACCACAACTTCTCCAACCACcgcacctgaaacaactaccgctactccaaccaccacacctgaaacaactaccactgctcaaaccacaacaactgaagtcataacgacagaaacaggaaccacaACCACATTACCaacaagcacagcaacaacaaccacaacaactgaagcaacaacaactacaactaaaGTAACGACCACAACCACAGCAACTAcatcaccaacaacaacaactacatcatcaacaacaacaaccacctcACCAACAACGACAACCACATCACCGACGACGACAACCACATCACCAACGACGACAACTTtatcaacaacaataacaaccacATCGTCAG